From a region of the Pseudanabaena sp. ABRG5-3 genome:
- a CDS encoding GAF domain-containing protein, translating into MNEVLSSWDSSEGIGVESIANAMFSSTNPEELLKIFLTSLGGNLAVNRAAIYQFIDHNQGKVLVEAVSQNYQSIRNQIYPINYFGIACPKNYPCDRPVVLSDLSQITETLTVHNYWQSTQVNSMMSAPILLDEATSINQIWGLAFVQQCDRSRIWKPHEADFLFKMSQVLSQCLQYWQLRLRSPAFSKLFSIGSQYPNQPFVDNDQEEFIAKRVELSPDLEEIPTQTETGSEEIAVSSSFNIPDDEDNEILDRVNFKSSQTSINQAINLAMQKLERQRQNSSAQYSHNFVQIDDFQEFDGFDDVDVESLTLEDVLEDIHHEQPQDKVSYLQRRVQELTESLQQKLDEVEMLQEQIQELTESQKKCSEILLALQSENLTKTIKDAVVEVYRSLLSDPSAQ; encoded by the coding sequence ATGAACGAAGTTTTATCATCTTGGGATTCTAGTGAAGGAATAGGGGTTGAATCAATTGCCAACGCAATGTTCTCAAGTACTAACCCTGAAGAGCTATTAAAAATATTCTTAACTAGTTTGGGGGGAAATCTCGCTGTCAATCGAGCTGCTATTTATCAGTTTATTGACCATAATCAGGGTAAAGTGCTTGTAGAAGCTGTTTCTCAAAATTATCAGAGTATTAGAAATCAAATATATCCAATCAATTATTTTGGAATAGCTTGTCCCAAAAATTATCCTTGCGATCGCCCTGTTGTTTTGTCAGATCTGTCGCAAATAACTGAGACTTTGACAGTCCATAATTATTGGCAAAGTACACAGGTTAACTCTATGATGTCAGCGCCCATCTTATTGGATGAAGCCACATCAATTAATCAAATCTGGGGATTAGCCTTTGTCCAACAATGCGATCGCTCAAGAATATGGAAACCCCATGAAGCTGACTTCCTCTTTAAAATGTCCCAAGTTTTAAGCCAATGCTTGCAATATTGGCAATTGCGCTTGAGATCACCGGCCTTCTCTAAATTGTTTTCTATAGGTTCCCAATATCCAAACCAGCCATTTGTTGATAACGATCAAGAAGAATTTATCGCCAAAAGAGTAGAGCTATCTCCAGATCTAGAAGAGATACCGACACAGACAGAGACTGGCTCTGAGGAAATCGCAGTGTCGAGTAGCTTTAATATTCCCGATGACGAAGACAATGAAATTCTTGATAGGGTGAATTTTAAGAGTAGTCAAACTTCTATTAATCAAGCTATTAATCTAGCAATGCAAAAACTGGAGAGACAGAGACAAAATAGTTCTGCTCAATATTCCCATAATTTTGTGCAAATAGATGATTTCCAAGAATTCGATGGATTCGACGATGTTGATGTTGAATCTTTAACTCTAGAAGATGTCTTAGAAGATATTCATCATGAGCAGCCTCAAGATAAAGTTAGCTATTTGCAGCGAAGAGTCCAAGAATTGACAGAATCGCTACAGCAGAAGCTAGATGAAGTCGAAATGCTTCAGGAACAAATTCAAGAATTAACGGAATCTCAAAAAAAATGTAGTGAGATATTGCTAGCTTTACAGTCAGAAAATCTCACAAAAACGATTAAAGATGCTGTTGTAGAAGTATATCGCTCCCTTTTGTCCGACCCATCAGCACAATAA
- the murJ gene encoding murein biosynthesis integral membrane protein MurJ, whose protein sequence is MSGNEEDIVIEPQPPQSTKRSLLNIATIVAVATLLSKIFGLLRQVAIAAAFGNGTAYGAYNFAYVIPGFLLILLGGINGPFHSAIVSVLAKRDRREVATIIDSITTIVTGLLLLVTIALVIFAEPLMHLVAPGLFIPEADLLAKGISLETIQNLKITKDIAIQQFQIMAPMAVLAGLVGIGFGALNASDTYWLPSVSPIFSSLTVLIGIGGLVWTLGDKILLPENAMLGGAVLAWSTLAGAVLQWLVQLPVQIKSGMGGFKLRFDFQRPEVKEVMKIMLPATFSSGMLQINVWTDLFFASFIPNAAAAVSAMGYAGLLVQTPLGILSNVILVPLFPVLSKLTDPENWDELKQRIRQGLMLTALTMLPLSGLMVALALPISQVVYERYAFDNEASQLTALVLMAYSVGMFVYLGRDVLVRVFYALGDGDTPFKISIVNIFLNGLFDYFLVQKFGAPGLVLATVFVNLISMIVMMYLLDRRLNGMPLKSWSVTILGLTIASAIAGGASWGIYHLLSQSFDSFGVVAKFGAEVGGLAIASGIGLTIFGAIAVQMKIPEIGALTNQIKRRFSR, encoded by the coding sequence TTGTCTGGCAACGAAGAAGATATCGTCATCGAACCTCAACCACCACAATCCACTAAGCGATCGCTTCTCAATATCGCGACGATTGTGGCAGTTGCCACCTTATTGAGCAAAATATTTGGGTTACTGCGCCAAGTGGCGATCGCTGCTGCTTTTGGTAATGGCACAGCCTATGGTGCATATAACTTTGCCTATGTAATTCCTGGTTTTTTATTAATTCTCCTCGGCGGTATTAACGGTCCCTTTCACAGTGCGATCGTCAGTGTCCTTGCAAAACGCGATCGCCGCGAAGTTGCCACGATCATCGACAGCATCACCACGATCGTTACAGGCCTTTTGCTATTAGTGACGATCGCCTTGGTGATTTTTGCTGAACCATTAATGCACCTAGTCGCTCCCGGCTTATTTATACCAGAGGCAGATTTACTAGCTAAGGGCATCTCCCTTGAAACGATTCAGAACCTCAAGATTACTAAAGACATTGCCATTCAGCAGTTTCAGATCATGGCTCCGATGGCAGTCTTAGCGGGACTAGTGGGCATTGGCTTTGGGGCGCTCAATGCCTCGGATACTTACTGGCTACCTTCGGTGAGTCCGATCTTTTCTAGCTTGACTGTCCTAATTGGCATCGGCGGCTTAGTGTGGACTTTGGGCGACAAAATCTTGCTGCCTGAAAATGCAATGTTAGGTGGTGCAGTCCTCGCTTGGTCAACATTGGCAGGAGCGGTGCTGCAATGGCTAGTGCAGTTGCCTGTGCAGATCAAATCGGGTATGGGGGGCTTTAAGCTAAGGTTTGACTTTCAGCGTCCTGAGGTCAAAGAAGTGATGAAAATCATGCTTCCTGCTACTTTTTCATCGGGGATGTTGCAAATTAATGTCTGGACGGATTTATTTTTCGCTTCCTTTATTCCCAATGCGGCGGCGGCGGTTTCAGCAATGGGCTATGCAGGGTTGCTGGTACAAACGCCATTAGGGATTTTGTCGAATGTGATTCTTGTACCGTTGTTTCCCGTTTTATCGAAACTAACCGATCCCGAAAATTGGGATGAACTGAAACAGCGTATCCGTCAGGGCTTGATGCTTACGGCTTTAACGATGCTGCCCTTGAGTGGTTTGATGGTAGCGCTAGCCTTGCCGATCTCTCAAGTGGTGTATGAACGCTATGCCTTTGATAATGAGGCTTCGCAGTTAACCGCTTTAGTATTGATGGCTTACTCTGTAGGCATGTTTGTGTATTTGGGACGCGATGTGTTGGTACGGGTGTTTTATGCCTTAGGGGATGGCGATACACCTTTTAAAATTAGCATTGTTAATATTTTCCTGAATGGACTATTTGATTACTTTCTTGTCCAAAAATTTGGCGCTCCGGGGCTGGTACTAGCGACGGTTTTTGTCAACTTGATCTCAATGATTGTGATGATGTATTTACTCGATCGCCGTTTAAATGGAATGCCGCTAAAAAGTTGGAGTGTGACTATTTTGGGACTAACGATCGCTAGTGCGATCGCAGGTGGTGCAAGTTGGGGGATCTATCATTTACTCAGCCAAAGCTTTGATAGTTTCGGTGTGGTGGCAAAATTTGGTGCAGAGGTCGGTGGTTTAGCGATCGCTAGTGGCATCGGGCTAACTATATTTGGGGCGATCGCGGTACAAATGAAAATCCCTGAAATCGGCGCTCTCACCAATCAAATTAAACGACGCTTTTCCCGATAA
- a CDS encoding O-antigen ligase family protein, whose product MSTGRLIIQLGIAAYILFTLLPDSSTQMVGFPFVLLWQVGLLCFAIAGLLNLWRKDNPFYLLGSGFDWVVGSGFVTLCLSTMFSQFPNQGMWYSLTAFGYLIALYVTNNFLHVTDNSGHKSTSSNHSGDSGVLSILRFQGLLGIAVIIESLFLWTTQTWLPQLAQLAKLNQWGINLNYDFSDLMSRNWAPMGHQNYVAGFLMLVLPLFGSLAIAQKGIWRSIWLLGIGLGLIDLYTTSSRGGFLGLGAIVLYAIIVVLFRSNVSRWLVIFGGTGAIAIFGLLIAANNRLRSLISGLLTSFANPTQGSGELLFRTIAADVGWRMGLDHWLFGAGAGSAIMLYQQYRPQWAGREAEILFQLHSTPVHLWAELGIGAVITFVVLLVAIASLFIKLHRSRSWQSHPQDQAIAYGLFGSLLGYGMLAITDYQLDVPAISGSLVIIFAALAYLGQVHTGELITLGYYRQPRLWLSMIATVYLGAAIAWLVPVNTAWQASSVGFIYLSRAKVDLANAKQESLPDAIAAVDKFQDRLKLANQLAPWEPYYPYQLGWNLADLALTYSNLPQAQTWQKEGLAWIKTAIATNPHNEAAYNAAAWLRLQQTSSSAAPEAETYFRRALELLPLKKSLYFGLGVSLLRQGKTAEAINAITTEVVNDPIFITSPIWSDATFQALYPQIVASVERQYSNNPSQALHLAALRWWTGQPNAITDLKQTGNPMAVLLAQAIANDVDGLTSVKQNPQTPLEMVVSAWLNPNLRDKLLERAYVFASSSLPDERSVAIVKAMSDRMNQATNFDAWLRQPLPANSPLVINYRRARLGFNVVSRHVDGVVPLDFFNVSDRAEISFFLKDLFL is encoded by the coding sequence ATGAGTACAGGTCGGTTAATCATCCAGTTAGGCATCGCCGCCTATATCTTATTCACTTTACTACCTGATAGCAGTACGCAAATGGTGGGATTTCCCTTCGTATTGCTGTGGCAAGTGGGATTGCTCTGCTTTGCGATCGCAGGTTTGCTTAATCTCTGGCGCAAGGATAACCCCTTTTATTTATTAGGTAGTGGATTTGACTGGGTAGTTGGCTCTGGCTTTGTCACCCTCTGCTTATCAACGATGTTTTCGCAATTTCCCAATCAGGGGATGTGGTATAGCTTGACTGCCTTTGGGTATTTGATTGCGCTATATGTCACTAATAATTTTCTGCATGTCACTGACAATTCAGGACATAAATCCACATCGTCAAATCACTCTGGGGATTCGGGGGTTTTATCAATCCTCAGATTTCAAGGTTTGCTGGGAATAGCCGTAATTATCGAAAGTTTATTTCTATGGACAACACAAACATGGCTCCCACAGCTAGCGCAATTAGCCAAGCTAAATCAATGGGGAATCAATCTTAATTACGACTTTTCGGATTTGATGTCTCGCAATTGGGCTCCGATGGGGCATCAAAATTATGTGGCAGGATTTTTGATGTTAGTGTTGCCACTTTTTGGAAGTTTAGCGATCGCCCAAAAGGGGATATGGCGATCGATCTGGCTATTAGGCATTGGGCTAGGGCTAATTGATTTATATACCACCAGTTCACGGGGCGGATTTTTGGGGCTGGGAGCCATAGTTTTGTATGCAATTATCGTGGTCCTATTTCGTAGCAACGTTAGTCGCTGGTTAGTAATTTTTGGTGGGACGGGGGCGATCGCCATATTCGGATTACTGATAGCGGCAAATAATCGCTTGCGATCTTTGATATCAGGATTGCTCACTAGTTTTGCAAATCCGACCCAAGGCTCTGGAGAATTACTGTTTAGAACCATTGCTGCCGATGTGGGTTGGCGCATGGGCTTAGATCATTGGCTATTTGGGGCAGGCGCAGGCTCAGCAATTATGCTCTATCAGCAATATCGTCCCCAATGGGCAGGGCGCGAAGCGGAGATTTTATTCCAACTGCATAGTACGCCCGTGCATCTCTGGGCAGAACTGGGTATTGGCGCTGTCATTACCTTTGTTGTTTTATTAGTAGCGATCGCATCTCTTTTTATCAAATTGCATCGTTCTCGCAGTTGGCAGTCTCATCCACAGGATCAAGCGATCGCCTATGGACTATTTGGTAGTTTGCTGGGCTATGGCATGTTGGCAATTACGGACTATCAGCTTGATGTCCCTGCAATTAGTGGCAGTTTAGTCATTATCTTTGCAGCTTTAGCTTATTTAGGACAGGTGCATACAGGCGAACTAATTACCCTTGGCTATTACAGACAGCCCCGTCTGTGGTTATCAATGATTGCCACAGTTTATCTTGGTGCGGCGATCGCTTGGTTAGTACCTGTGAATACGGCTTGGCAAGCATCAAGTGTGGGATTTATCTATTTATCAAGGGCAAAAGTAGATTTAGCCAATGCAAAACAGGAATCTCTACCTGACGCGATCGCTGCCGTTGATAAATTCCAAGATCGCCTCAAACTTGCCAATCAACTTGCCCCTTGGGAGCCTTACTATCCCTATCAATTGGGTTGGAACTTAGCCGACCTTGCCCTTACCTACAGCAATTTACCGCAGGCGCAAACTTGGCAAAAAGAGGGATTGGCATGGATCAAAACCGCGATCGCCACTAATCCCCATAACGAAGCAGCTTACAATGCAGCGGCATGGCTCAGGCTTCAGCAAACTTCAAGTAGTGCTGCACCAGAGGCAGAGACTTATTTTCGACGGGCTTTAGAGTTACTTCCCCTAAAGAAATCGCTCTATTTTGGTTTAGGGGTGAGTTTATTGCGTCAGGGCAAGACGGCTGAAGCAATTAATGCAATTACTACGGAAGTAGTTAATGATCCGATTTTTATTACTAGCCCAATTTGGTCAGATGCTACCTTTCAAGCGCTATATCCGCAGATCGTGGCAAGTGTGGAGCGCCAATATAGCAATAATCCCAGTCAGGCCTTGCATCTTGCCGCTTTAAGATGGTGGACAGGACAGCCAAATGCCATAACCGATCTCAAACAAACGGGAAATCCTATGGCGGTACTGCTCGCTCAGGCGATCGCTAATGATGTGGACGGATTAACATCAGTGAAACAAAATCCCCAAACACCTTTAGAAATGGTAGTTTCGGCTTGGCTAAATCCTAACTTGCGCGATAAATTGCTAGAAAGAGCCTATGTATTTGCTTCTAGCAGCTTGCCCGATGAGCGTTCTGTTGCCATAGTTAAAGCTATGAGCGATCGCATGAACCAAGCCACGAATTTCGATGCTTGGCTACGTCAGCCTTTACCCGCAAATAGTCCTTTGGTCATTAACTATCGTCGGGCAAGATTGGGCTTTAATGTGGTCAGTCGGCATGTGGATGGAGTGGTTCCCCTTGACTTTTTCAATGTCAGCGATCGCGCCGAAATATCTTTCTTTTTAAAAGATCTATTTTTATAA
- a CDS encoding serine/threonine-protein kinase, protein MSLTAGQLVGGHYEVMTRLGGGGFGETYLSRDLHLPDRPSRVIKRLCPRNSDSSLLQLSRRLFETEAQVLYRLGAHPQIPQLFAHFEELSEFYLVQEYIDGKDLSHELIRGKIWEQFAVVDLLQNLLTVLSFVHQHNVIHRDIKPENIIRRRDGQLFLIDFGVVKQIATPTMVLNGHEEAAYTVGIGTPGYMPSEQAHGEPKFASDLYAIGMIGIQALTGIPPSYLEKDDNLEIVWRQHAPKVYPEFADILSQMVRFDFRQRYANAHVAYEALKEFRDRYPISNVNHSLPTIRLSDSQLSNSISDSVRDRHSAQNPQSKKSAIWQYLQPWQWILGFMTLGAIAVTTVVLVLVVPPKVSRTDVSEEVSPAPTVPQNSTQTALTDVSSSGTTTGSISLAREFSSNDAIYGVALSPDGKTLAGASAERNIDLWDFATGKKIQTLKGNTGRVYDIYFSPDGKRLVSASDDRKVMIWDVKASKILNILEGHQERVYTAIFSPDGKMIASSGGDRTIRLWNAETGKPIKTFLEKSWVYDVSFTPDSKVLVSACKDGAIHLWNVETGKVVKTLVESGSSVRAINYSNNGKLIASAMEDNTVRLWDATTGQLKEVLTGHTGEVHTLDFSKDDRLLASGSADKTVRIWHLKEKRSPQVLADHERGVASVEFSHDQKFLISGSLDGKIKIWKLAL, encoded by the coding sequence ATGAGTCTTACAGCAGGGCAGTTAGTCGGCGGACATTACGAAGTTATGACACGGTTAGGTGGTGGTGGCTTTGGCGAGACCTATCTCTCGCGGGATTTGCATCTACCTGATCGTCCATCACGGGTAATCAAAAGATTATGTCCCCGCAATTCAGACTCAAGTTTGTTGCAGCTCTCACGACGGCTGTTTGAAACGGAAGCACAGGTGCTTTACCGTTTAGGAGCGCATCCGCAAATACCCCAACTATTTGCCCACTTTGAAGAATTATCAGAATTTTATCTAGTTCAAGAATATATCGATGGCAAAGACCTCAGCCATGAATTGATTCGAGGCAAAATTTGGGAGCAGTTTGCAGTTGTCGATCTATTGCAAAATTTGCTCACAGTGCTGAGTTTTGTACATCAACACAATGTAATTCATCGCGATATAAAACCTGAAAATATTATTCGGCGGCGTGATGGACAGCTTTTCTTAATTGATTTTGGTGTTGTCAAGCAAATTGCTACGCCAACGATGGTTTTGAATGGACATGAGGAAGCTGCCTACACAGTGGGAATTGGCACACCCGGATATATGCCCAGTGAGCAGGCGCATGGAGAACCTAAGTTTGCCAGCGATCTTTATGCGATTGGTATGATTGGCATCCAAGCTCTGACAGGCATTCCGCCTAGCTATTTAGAAAAAGATGACAATCTTGAAATTGTGTGGCGACAACATGCCCCGAAGGTCTATCCCGAATTTGCAGATATTCTCTCGCAGATGGTGCGGTTTGATTTTCGCCAGCGTTATGCCAATGCCCATGTTGCCTATGAAGCTCTCAAAGAATTTCGCGATCGCTATCCGATTTCTAATGTCAATCATAGTTTGCCCACAATCAGGCTAAGTGATAGTCAACTAAGTAATTCTATTAGTGACTCTGTGCGCGATCGCCATTCTGCCCAGAATCCGCAATCCAAGAAATCAGCAATTTGGCAATATCTCCAACCTTGGCAATGGATTTTAGGATTCATGACTCTTGGCGCGATCGCGGTGACTACGGTTGTACTTGTGTTGGTAGTCCCACCCAAGGTGAGCCGCACCGATGTTTCGGAAGAAGTCTCCCCAGCCCCTACGGTTCCTCAAAACTCTACACAAACTGCATTAACAGATGTTTCTAGTTCTGGCACGACCACAGGTTCTATTTCTTTAGCTAGGGAATTCTCTAGTAATGATGCGATTTATGGAGTTGCGCTGAGTCCCGATGGTAAAACTTTGGCTGGAGCAAGTGCTGAGCGCAATATCGACCTCTGGGATTTTGCAACGGGTAAAAAAATTCAAACCTTAAAAGGCAATACAGGTCGGGTTTATGATATTTACTTTAGCCCTGACGGTAAGAGGTTGGTGAGTGCTAGTGACGATCGCAAAGTGATGATTTGGGATGTGAAAGCTAGCAAGATTTTGAATATCCTTGAGGGGCATCAGGAGCGGGTATATACTGCGATTTTTAGTCCCGATGGCAAAATGATTGCTAGTTCTGGTGGCGATCGCACGATTCGGTTATGGAATGCGGAAACTGGTAAACCCATCAAGACATTCCTCGAAAAATCTTGGGTCTATGATGTGTCCTTTACGCCTGACAGCAAAGTTTTAGTGAGTGCTTGCAAAGATGGGGCAATTCACCTATGGAATGTTGAAACAGGAAAAGTGGTCAAAACTCTGGTGGAAAGTGGTAGCTCTGTCCGTGCAATCAACTACAGCAATAATGGCAAACTGATTGCAAGTGCAATGGAAGATAATACGGTGCGTTTATGGGATGCCACTACAGGTCAGTTAAAGGAAGTGCTGACGGGGCATACGGGCGAAGTGCATACCCTCGATTTTAGTAAGGATGATCGCTTACTTGCCAGTGGCAGCGCGGATAAGACTGTACGAATTTGGCATTTAAAGGAAAAGCGATCGCCGCAGGTTTTAGCTGATCATGAGCGTGGTGTTGCCTCAGTAGAATTTAGCCATGATCAGAAATTTTTGATTAGTGGCAGTCTCGATGGCAAAATCAAAATCTGGAAATTAGCTTTATAA